The following coding sequences are from one Thermoproteota archaeon window:
- a CDS encoding type II toxin-antitoxin system HicA family toxin, producing MPKITPIDPYKLIKILSKLGFKPIRQRGSHVILVNEQHVRIVVPVHPGKKLKPGLIRVIMAEAGLTREKYFELLERDC from the coding sequence TTGCCTAAAATAACACCCATAGATCCCTATAAGCTCATTAAGATACTTAGTAAGCTTGGATTCAAGCCTATACGGCAAAGAGGCTCCCACGTGATACTAGTGAATGAGCAACACGTCAGGATAGTAGTACCCGTACACCCTGGAAAGAAGCTTAAGCCCGGACTTATAAGGGTTATAATGGCCGAGGCGGGGCTTACCAGAGAAAAGTACTTCGAACTATTGGAGAGGGACTGCTAA
- a CDS encoding nucleotidyltransferase domain-containing protein, whose amino-acid sequence MDLRKLVNRIRERYRVYAIILFGSRARGDWLPHSDYDLLIVADFQEPFLDRVYELSGLAEGPVESHPYTLDEVRELLRRGVPSIVDALEEGIVLYEGEEFREVRELFEEMKRKGLRRSGVSIILPGSDQP is encoded by the coding sequence ATGGATCTCAGGAAGCTGGTGAATAGGATAAGGGAGAGGTACAGGGTCTACGCGATCATACTCTTCGGCTCACGGGCCAGGGGAGACTGGCTCCCTCACAGTGATTACGATCTTCTCATCGTGGCCGACTTCCAAGAGCCCTTCCTAGACAGAGTCTACGAGCTATCCGGATTGGCGGAAGGTCCAGTGGAATCCCATCCCTACACCCTCGATGAGGTGAGGGAATTACTGAGGAGGGGCGTTCCATCGATCGTTGATGCCCTCGAGGAGGGCATCGTCCTCTACGAGGGGGAGGAGTTCAGGGAGGTGAGGGAGCTTTTCGAGGAGATGAAGAGGAAGGGGCTCAGGAGGAGCGGTGTATCGATCATATTGCCCGGAAGTGATCAGCCGTAG
- a CDS encoding HEPN domain-containing protein, whose translation MFPRNWNTWNPHEGRSKRWLSETRWNLETAKILHDRGRYNAACFYAHQAAGMAVKALLITKNESPWGHGVRALLERYSEISGEDVSLFLPHARELDRHYIPSRYPNAHPYGTPHEAYDKPTSIKAIRSAELILGYVEGRLDGSQEAGE comes from the coding sequence ATATTTCCAAGAAATTGGAATACGTGGAACCCTCATGAGGGGCGAAGCAAGAGATGGCTCTCCGAGACGAGATGGAACCTAGAGACCGCCAAGATATTGCATGATAGGGGGAGATACAACGCTGCTTGCTTTTACGCTCATCAGGCCGCGGGGATGGCTGTCAAGGCTCTCCTGATAACTAAGAACGAGTCTCCTTGGGGCCACGGCGTGAGGGCCCTGCTCGAGAGGTATTCGGAGATCAGTGGTGAGGACGTGTCCCTCTTCTTACCTCACGCTAGGGAGCTGGACAGGCACTACATCCCCTCCAGATATCCGAACGCCCATCCATACGGGACACCCCACGAGGCTTACGACAAGCCAACCTCCATAAAGGCCATCAGAAGCGCGGAACTAATATTGGGTTACGTGGAGGGTAGACTGGATGGATCTCAGGAAGCTGGTGAATAG
- a CDS encoding LAGLIDADG family homing endonuclease: MSYREIQRIVEREHGIKISKSHISYWIRGLHTPLNEPYNHVDTSKESELAWIAGMFVGDGSIKINRKGHFLVLKVKDRELAEAAASKLAVVLEREKQYAVNRMGDGRYYVQVQSRELVGHLVRWDNILSHLERSPKEFIQAFFDCEGVAVGYVGASGRFFAGIDVGNTNKELLEAVSSKLSDMGISSTVSMHYPRGKVFVTRKGRSVARRDCYFLRIYQQESIMKYREEIGFVTPRKQEKLEDIADILSEFGSGREAAVEWIRRYEYREGMGRQRWFRRKRFLGWKDAVKEYEKFLARRSGD, encoded by the coding sequence ATGAGCTATCGTGAGATTCAGAGAATTGTGGAGAGGGAGCACGGTATCAAGATAAGCAAGTCCCACATATCCTACTGGATTCGTGGCCTTCATACCCCGTTAAACGAGCCCTACAATCATGTCGATACTTCCAAGGAGAGCGAACTGGCGTGGATAGCTGGGATGTTCGTAGGAGACGGTTCCATAAAGATCAACAGGAAGGGCCATTTTCTGGTGCTGAAGGTCAAGGATAGAGAGCTAGCGGAAGCTGCCGCTAGTAAACTGGCAGTTGTTCTGGAGAGGGAAAAACAGTACGCGGTAAACAGGATGGGGGATGGTAGATATTACGTGCAGGTCCAGTCGAGGGAACTAGTCGGTCATCTGGTAAGGTGGGATAACATTCTCTCGCATCTAGAGAGAAGCCCTAAGGAGTTTATTCAGGCATTCTTCGATTGTGAGGGCGTAGCTGTGGGATATGTTGGTGCATCTGGCAGGTTCTTCGCTGGAATAGACGTAGGTAATACCAACAAAGAGTTGCTCGAGGCCGTGTCCTCGAAGCTCTCTGACATGGGAATTTCATCAACCGTTTCAATGCATTATCCCCGGGGAAAGGTTTTCGTAACTAGGAAGGGGAGGTCTGTGGCTAGAAGAGACTGTTACTTCTTGAGGATATACCAGCAGGAGAGCATCATGAAGTACCGGGAGGAAATTGGGTTCGTCACTCCAAGGAAGCAGGAGAAGCTGGAGGACATAGCTGACATCCTCTCTGAGTTCGGATCTGGACGGGAGGCTGCCGTGGAGTGGATCAGGAGATATGAGTATAGAGAAGGGATGGGCCGCCAGAGGTGGTTCAGGAGGAAGAGGTTCCTTGGATGGAAAGATGCAGTTAAGGAGTACGAGAAATTCCTGGCTAGGAGATCAGGCGATTAA